The Megalobrama amblycephala isolate DHTTF-2021 linkage group LG7, ASM1881202v1, whole genome shotgun sequence genome window below encodes:
- the LOC125271705 gene encoding adhesion G protein-coupled receptor E3-like: MVGPNVALDKIPQLDMINASMDIDLIGIAKNNDERSAAVAFMSFNTMENLLKPDFFNTSNDTIKTMMSTVISATLPKTTNTKLTKPVNFTLKHIREFDPSGSLSCVYWNISEWIVDGCSVLETNSSYTVCSCVHLSTFALIMQTSRPPESDSLLDLLNLVCVIVGLVFFSLALLTFALCQWSPGVNNVARINICISLLLAHLLFLLTQQFLNLIRRHQVLCAVISGVLQFLFLSGFVWMFIEAVLLFICVKNLSQISSKKREVLSSGFLCVIGYTVALVVVAVSVGLVPEGYGSEHCWIKMDKGFIWSFLGPVCVILALNMILFICITISLNSTLKNLNAEVSQMKQTKTMTFKTLAQFVVLGCSWILAFFNNGSKELEIIFVILNSQQGTFIFLVYCVLNNEIRQQYRKFFRCICCGRKQH, from the exons ATGGTTGGACCAAATGTCGCCTTAGATAAAATCCCTCAACTTGACATGATAAATGCTTCGATGGACATTGATCTCATTGGGATCGCAAAGAACAATGATGAAA GATCAGCTGCTGTGGCTTTCATGAGCTTCAACACAATGGAGAATCTACTGAAGCCCGACTTCTTCAACACATCAAATGACACGATTAAAACCATGATGTCCACTGTGATCTCAGCTACTCTTCCCAAAACCACCAACACTAAACTCACCAAACCAGTCAACTTCACCCTCAAACACATCAGA GAGTTCGACCCCAGCGGTTCTCTGTCCTGTGTGTACTGGAATATCAGCGAGTGGATTGTAGATGGTTGTTCTGTTTTAGAGACCAACAGCAGCTACACTGTGTGTTCCTGTGTCCATCTGTCGACATTCGCTCTCATCATGCAAACCAGCAGACCACCAGAG AGCGACTCACTGCTGGATCTGTTGAATCTGGTGTGTGTGATCGTGGGGCTGGTGTTCTTCAGTTTGGCTCTGTTGACCTTTGCCCTTTGTCAGTGGAGTCCTGGAGTGAATAATGTGGCTCGAATCAACATCTGCATCAGTCTTCTGTTGGCTCACCTTCTGTTTCTGCTTACACAACAGTTCCTGAACCTCATACGCCGTCATCAG GTGTTGTGTGCCGTGATATCAGGTGTGCTGCAGTTCCTCTTTCTCTCCGGCTTTGTGTGGATGTTCATTGAAGCTGTGCTGCTCTTCATCTGTGTGAAGAACCTATCACAGATCAGCTCCAAAAAGAGGGAGGTGCTTAGCAGTGGATTCCTGTGTGTGATTGGATATACGGTTGCTCTGGTTGTGGTGGCCGTGTCTGTCGGGCTTGTTCCTGAAGGCTACGGCAGCGAACA CTGCTGGATTAAAATGGATAAAGGTTTTATCTGGAGTTTTCTGGGTCCTGTTTGTGTCATACTAGCA TTAAACATGATTCTCTTCATCTGCATCACCATCAGTCTGAACTCAACTCTCAAAAATCTGAACGCTGAAGTTTCACAGATGAAACAAACCAA GACTATGACATTTAAAACACTGGCTCAGTTTGTGGTTCTTGGTTGCTCCTGGATTCTGGCTTTCTTCAATAATGGCAGTAAGGAGCTGGAGATCATCTTCGTGATCTTGAACTCCCAGCAGGGAACCTTCATCTTCCTGGTCTATTGTGTCCTCAATAATGAG ATCAGACAGCAGTACAGGAAGTTCTTCAGATGTATTTGCTGTGGACGCAAACAACACTGA